The following proteins are co-located in the Streptomyces bottropensis ATCC 25435 genome:
- a CDS encoding aldehyde dehydrogenase family protein gives MASAFDYAPAPESRAVVDIAPSYGLFIDGEFTEAADGKVFKTVSPSSEEVLSEIARAGEADVDRAVAAARKAFEKWSALPGAERAKYLFRIARIIQERSRELAVLETLDNGKPIKETRDADLPLVAAHFFYYAGWADKLDHAGFGADPRPLGVAGQVIPWNFPLLMLAWKIAPALATGNTVVLKPAETTPLSALFFADICRQAGLPKGVVNILPGYGDAGAALVAHPDVNKVAFTGSTAVGKQIARTVAGTRKKLTLELGGKGANIVFDDAPIDQAVEGIVTGIFFNQGQVCCAGSRLLVQESIQDELLDSLKRRLSTLRLGDPLDKNTDIGAINSEEQLTRITSLVERGEAEGAERWSPACELPSAGYWFAPTLFTNVSQAHTIARDEIFGPVLSVLTFRTPDEAVAKANNTQYGLSAGIWTEKGSRILAVANKLRAGVVWSNTFNKFDPTSPFGGYKESGFGREGGRHGLEAYLDV, from the coding sequence ATGGCTTCCGCATTCGACTACGCACCGGCCCCCGAGTCCCGGGCGGTCGTGGACATCGCCCCCTCCTACGGCCTGTTCATCGACGGCGAGTTCACCGAGGCCGCCGACGGCAAGGTCTTCAAGACGGTCAGCCCCTCCTCCGAGGAGGTCCTCTCCGAGATCGCCCGCGCGGGCGAGGCGGACGTGGACCGCGCGGTGGCGGCGGCCCGCAAGGCCTTCGAGAAGTGGTCCGCGCTGCCGGGCGCGGAGCGTGCGAAGTACCTCTTCCGCATCGCCCGCATCATCCAGGAGCGCAGCCGCGAACTGGCCGTCCTGGAGACCCTGGACAACGGCAAACCCATCAAGGAGACGCGGGACGCCGACCTCCCCCTGGTCGCCGCGCACTTCTTCTACTACGCCGGCTGGGCCGACAAGCTCGACCACGCGGGCTTCGGCGCCGACCCGCGCCCCCTCGGCGTGGCGGGCCAGGTCATCCCCTGGAACTTCCCGCTCCTGATGCTGGCGTGGAAGATCGCCCCGGCGCTCGCGACGGGCAACACGGTCGTGCTGAAGCCGGCCGAGACCACTCCCCTGTCGGCGCTGTTCTTCGCGGACATCTGCCGCCAGGCGGGCCTGCCGAAGGGTGTCGTCAACATCCTCCCCGGCTACGGCGACGCGGGCGCGGCCCTGGTCGCGCACCCGGACGTGAACAAGGTCGCCTTCACGGGCTCCACGGCGGTCGGCAAGCAGATCGCGCGGACGGTCGCGGGCACCCGCAAGAAGCTGACGCTCGAACTGGGCGGCAAGGGCGCGAACATCGTCTTCGACGACGCCCCCATCGACCAGGCCGTCGAGGGCATCGTGACCGGCATCTTCTTCAACCAGGGCCAGGTCTGCTGCGCGGGCAGCCGCCTCCTGGTCCAGGAGTCGATCCAGGACGAGCTGCTCGACTCCCTGAAGCGCCGTCTGTCGACGCTCCGCCTCGGCGACCCCCTCGACAAGAACACCGACATCGGGGCGATCAACTCCGAGGAGCAGCTCACCCGGATCACCTCGCTCGTCGAGCGCGGCGAGGCCGAGGGCGCCGAGCGCTGGTCCCCCGCCTGCGAACTCCCCTCCGCGGGCTACTGGTTCGCCCCGACGCTGTTCACCAACGTCAGCCAGGCGCACACCATCGCGCGGGACGAGATCTTCGGCCCTGTCCTCTCCGTCCTCACCTTCCGCACCCCGGACGAGGCCGTCGCCAAGGCCAACAACACCCAGTACGGCCTCTCGGCGGGCATCTGGACCGAGAAGGGCTCCCGGATCCTGGCCGTCGCGAACAAGCTCCGCGCGGGCGTCGTCTGGTCCAACACGTTCAACAAGTTCGACCCGACGTCGCCGTTCGGCGGCTACAAGGAGTCGGGCTTCGGCCGCGAGGGCGGCCGCCACGGCCTGGAGGCGTACCTCGATGTCTGA
- a CDS encoding DeoR/GlpR family DNA-binding transcription regulator produces the protein MVVGVTVSFVFAAERRQLILEMVRANGAVSLRELARVVQTSEVTVRRDVRALEAEGLLDRRHGGAVLPGGFTRESGFPQKSHLATAEKTAIADLAASFVEEGEAIVVGAGTTTQELARRLARVPGLTVVTNSLLVAQALAHANRVEVVMTGGTLRGSNYALVGSGAEQSLQGLRVSKAFLSGSGLTAERGLSTSNMLSASVDRALVQAAAEVVVLADHTKLGTDTMFQTVPTDVVTRLVTDDPPGHDDRAVTELQALADQGVQISVAGAAGGGAGGDPVPARPSRRDVPLPGPRRNQVHGTAPQLRTATVLGDQPPVGERERERAARVADLRRR, from the coding sequence ATGGTCGTTGGCGTTACTGTCAGTTTCGTGTTCGCTGCAGAACGTCGCCAATTGATCCTCGAAATGGTGCGGGCCAATGGAGCCGTGTCGCTCCGTGAGCTCGCCCGCGTCGTCCAGACCTCCGAAGTGACCGTACGGCGGGACGTGCGCGCTCTGGAGGCAGAAGGGCTCCTCGACCGCCGGCACGGCGGTGCGGTACTGCCGGGCGGGTTCACGCGAGAGTCCGGCTTTCCGCAGAAGTCTCATCTCGCGACCGCCGAGAAGACGGCCATCGCCGACCTCGCCGCGAGCTTCGTCGAAGAAGGCGAGGCCATCGTGGTCGGGGCGGGGACCACCACGCAGGAGCTGGCACGCCGGCTCGCGCGGGTCCCCGGGCTGACCGTCGTCACCAACTCCCTGCTGGTGGCCCAGGCGCTGGCCCATGCCAACCGTGTGGAGGTCGTGATGACCGGCGGCACCCTGCGCGGTTCCAACTACGCCCTGGTCGGCTCCGGCGCCGAGCAGTCCCTCCAGGGGCTGCGCGTGTCCAAGGCCTTCCTCTCCGGGAGCGGACTGACCGCAGAGCGCGGCCTGTCCACGTCCAACATGCTGTCGGCCTCGGTCGACCGCGCGCTGGTCCAGGCCGCCGCCGAGGTCGTCGTCCTCGCCGATCACACCAAGCTCGGCACCGACACGATGTTCCAGACGGTGCCGACCGATGTGGTCACCCGGCTGGTCACCGACGACCCGCCCGGCCACGACGACCGCGCGGTCACCGAGCTGCAGGCCCTGGCCGATCAGGGTGTGCAGATCTCCGTGGCCGGAGCGGCGGGCGGCGGTGCCGGCGGCGATCCCGTCCCGGCGCGCCCCTCGCGCCGGGACGTGCCCCTTCCGGGTCCTCGCCGCAACCAGGTCCACGGCACCGCGCCGCAGTTGCGCACCGCCACGGTCCTGGGGGACCAGCCGCCGGTCGGTGAACGGGAGCGGGAGAGGGCGGCGCGGGTCGCGGACCTGCGGCGCCGGTAG
- a CDS encoding TetR/AcrR family transcriptional regulator — protein MRADARRNRDRLLTEARLAFAAHGTSASLEDIARRADVGIGTLYRHFPNRQALLGAVFEEAVGDLLARAREQLDAAQPCTALVSWLRDIITHAGEYRGLAQALMTVSYADSRAADENTSDLARCCAPIREAGTALLRRAQRAHTVREDVSIGDLLQLTHAIALAAEETPDDPDLADRLLTLTLRGLKP, from the coding sequence ATGCGGGCCGACGCCCGCCGCAACCGCGACCGCCTGCTCACGGAGGCCCGTCTCGCCTTCGCGGCCCACGGGACGTCCGCCTCGCTGGAGGACATCGCCCGCCGCGCGGACGTGGGCATCGGCACCCTGTACCGCCACTTCCCCAACCGCCAGGCCCTCCTCGGCGCGGTCTTCGAGGAGGCCGTCGGCGACCTGCTGGCCCGGGCCCGCGAGCAACTCGACGCGGCCCAGCCCTGCACCGCACTCGTCTCCTGGCTGCGCGACATCATCACCCATGCGGGCGAATACCGAGGTCTGGCCCAGGCCCTGATGACGGTCTCGTACGCGGACTCCCGGGCCGCGGACGAGAACACCTCGGACCTGGCCCGGTGCTGCGCCCCCATCCGGGAGGCGGGCACCGCCCTGCTCCGGCGGGCGCAACGGGCCCACACGGTGCGCGAGGACGTGTCGATCGGTGACCTGCTCCAGCTCACCCACGCGATCGCGCTGGCGGCCGAGGAGACCCCGGACGACCCGGACCTGGCCGACCGTCTGCTGACGCTCACCCTGCGCGGCCTGAAACCCTGA
- a CDS encoding purine-nucleoside phosphorylase, with the protein MNASLLPDDIQGDPYAAADAAAARLRELTGAETHDVALVMGSGWAPAVDALGAPEAEFQVTELPGFPPPAVEGHGGKVRSYRIGGKRALVFLGRTHYYEGRGVAAVAHGVRTAVAAGVKTIVLTNGCGGLREGMRPGQPVLISDHLNLTATSPIVGANFVDLTDLYSPRLRALCKEIDPSLEEGVYAQFTGPHYETPAEIRMARVIGADLVGMSTVLEAIAAREAGAEILGISLVTNLAAGMTGEPLNHEEVLQAGRDSATRMGELLTRVLGRL; encoded by the coding sequence GTGAACGCATCTCTTCTTCCGGACGACATCCAGGGCGACCCGTACGCCGCCGCCGACGCCGCCGCCGCGCGCCTGCGCGAGCTGACGGGCGCCGAGACCCACGACGTCGCGCTTGTGATGGGCTCCGGCTGGGCCCCGGCCGTGGACGCGCTCGGCGCCCCCGAGGCCGAGTTCCAGGTCACCGAGCTGCCCGGCTTCCCGCCGCCGGCGGTCGAGGGCCACGGCGGCAAGGTCCGCTCGTACCGGATCGGCGGCAAGCGGGCGCTCGTCTTCCTGGGCCGCACCCACTACTACGAGGGCCGCGGTGTCGCCGCGGTGGCGCACGGCGTCCGTACCGCCGTCGCAGCCGGGGTGAAGACGATCGTCCTCACCAACGGCTGCGGCGGTCTCCGTGAGGGCATGCGTCCCGGCCAGCCGGTCCTGATCAGCGACCACCTCAACCTGACGGCGACGTCGCCGATCGTCGGCGCGAACTTCGTCGACCTCACGGACCTGTACTCCCCGCGTCTGCGCGCCCTGTGCAAGGAGATCGACCCCTCGCTGGAGGAGGGCGTCTACGCGCAGTTCACGGGCCCCCACTACGAGACCCCGGCGGAGATCCGGATGGCCCGTGTGATCGGCGCGGACCTGGTCGGCATGTCCACGGTCCTGGAGGCCATCGCCGCGCGCGAGGCCGGTGCCGAGATCCTGGGCATCTCGCTGGTGACCAACCTGGCGGCCGGCATGACGGGCGAGCCCCTGAACCACGAAGAGGTCCTCCAGGCGGGCCGCGACTCGGCGACGCGGATGGGTGAGCTGCTGACGCGGGTGCTCGGTCGGCTGTAG
- a CDS encoding aldehyde dehydrogenase family protein, with the protein MSDRLSVFKTYKLYVGGKFPRSESGRVYEVTDAKGKWLANAPLSSRKDARDAVVAARKAFGGWSGATAYNRGQVLYRVAEMLEGRKSQFVHEVADAEGLSKSKAAALVEATIDRWVWYAGWTDKIAQVVGGGNPVAGPYFNISSPEPTGVVTVLAPQESSFLGLVSVLAPVIATGNTAVVIASERSPLPALSLGEVLATSDVPGGVVNVLSGRTAEIAAPLAAHQDVNAIDLAGADDVLAKELEIAAADNLKRVLRPQPVDDWSATPGIDRMTAFLETKTVWHPTGSLGASGSAY; encoded by the coding sequence ATGTCTGACCGCCTGTCTGTTTTCAAGACCTACAAGCTGTACGTCGGCGGGAAGTTCCCGCGTTCCGAGAGCGGCCGGGTGTACGAGGTGACCGACGCAAAGGGCAAGTGGCTGGCGAACGCGCCGCTCTCCTCCCGCAAGGACGCCCGTGACGCGGTCGTCGCCGCCCGCAAGGCGTTCGGCGGCTGGTCGGGCGCGACGGCGTACAACCGGGGCCAGGTCCTCTACCGCGTCGCCGAGATGCTGGAGGGCCGCAAGAGCCAGTTCGTCCACGAGGTGGCCGACGCCGAGGGCCTGTCGAAGTCGAAGGCCGCCGCCCTGGTGGAGGCGACCATCGACCGCTGGGTCTGGTACGCGGGCTGGACCGACAAGATCGCCCAGGTGGTCGGCGGCGGAAACCCGGTGGCGGGCCCGTACTTCAACATCTCCTCCCCCGAACCGACGGGCGTGGTGACGGTCCTGGCGCCGCAGGAGTCGAGCTTCCTGGGCCTGGTCTCCGTCCTGGCCCCGGTGATCGCGACCGGCAACACGGCGGTCGTGATCGCGAGCGAGAGGTCCCCCCTCCCGGCGCTGTCGCTCGGCGAGGTGCTGGCCACCTCCGACGTCCCCGGCGGCGTCGTCAACGTCCTCTCCGGCCGTACGGCGGAGATCGCGGCCCCCCTCGCCGCCCACCAGGACGTCAACGCGATCGATCTGGCCGGCGCGGACGACGTCCTGGCGAAGGAGCTGGAGATCGCCGCAGCCGACAACCTCAAGCGCGTCCTGCGTCCACAGCCTGTGGACGACTGGTCGGCGACGCCCGGCATCGACCGCATGACGGCGTTCCTGGAGACCAAGACGGTCTGGCACCCGACGGGGTCGCTGGGCGCCTCGGGTTCGGCGTACTGA
- a CDS encoding gamma-glutamylcyclotransferase — MSLYAAYAGNLDSRLMSRRAPHSPQRATGWLNDWRLTFGGEHMGWEGALATVVEAPRSQVFVALYDIAPMDEDAMDRWVGVGLDIYRRMRVRVHTLDGEEPAWVYVLNGYEGGLPSARYLGEVADAAESAGAPHDYVMELRKRPC, encoded by the coding sequence ATGTCGCTCTACGCCGCCTACGCCGGCAACCTGGACTCGCGTCTGATGTCCCGCCGCGCCCCCCACTCCCCGCAGCGCGCAACCGGCTGGCTGAACGACTGGCGGCTGACCTTCGGCGGCGAGCACATGGGCTGGGAGGGCGCGCTGGCCACGGTCGTGGAGGCACCGCGCTCCCAGGTCTTCGTGGCGCTGTACGACATCGCCCCCATGGACGAGGACGCGATGGACCGCTGGGTCGGCGTCGGCCTGGACATATACCGCCGGATGCGCGTCCGCGTCCACACCCTGGACGGCGAGGAGCCGGCCTGGGTCTACGTCCTCAACGGCTACGAGGGCGGGCTGCCCTCGGCCCGCTACCTGGGCGAGGTGGCGGACGCGGCGGAGTCGGCGGGCGCACCCCACGACTACGTGATGGAACTGCGCAAACGCCCCTGCTGA
- a CDS encoding NAD(P)H-quinone dehydrogenase: protein MGYVTRIVIIGGGPGGYEAALVAAQLGAEVTVVDCDGLGGASVLTDCVPSKTLIATAEVMTTFDSSYEELGIIVADDTPHIDTPARVVGVDLGKVNRRVKRLALAQSHDITASVTRAGARVMRGRGRLQGQQDLDGSRKVVVRAADGSEETLTADAVLIATGAHPREVPDAQPDGERILNWTQVYDLDELPEELIVVGSGVTGAEFAGAYQALGSRVTLVSSRDRVLPGEDPDAAAVLEDVFRRRGMNVMARSRAQSAKRVGDRVEVTLADGRVISGSHCLMAVGAIPNSAGMGLEEAGVKVKDSGHIWTDKVSRTSAPGVYAAGDVTGVFALASVAAMQGRIAMYHFLGDAVAPLNLKTVSSNVFTDPEIATVGYTQADLDTGVIEAVGVKLPLLRNPRAKMQGIRDGFVKIFCRPGTGIVVGGVVVAPRASELIHPISIAVDNNLTVEQIANAFTVYPSLSGSIAEVARQLHTRKAGGV, encoded by the coding sequence ATGGGGTACGTGACTCGGATCGTGATCATCGGTGGCGGACCCGGCGGCTATGAGGCGGCGCTGGTGGCCGCGCAGCTCGGCGCGGAGGTGACCGTCGTGGACTGCGACGGTCTGGGCGGGGCGTCGGTGCTGACCGACTGCGTGCCGTCGAAGACCCTCATCGCGACGGCCGAGGTGATGACCACCTTCGACTCCTCCTACGAGGAGCTGGGGATCATCGTCGCCGACGACACTCCCCACATCGACACGCCCGCGCGTGTCGTCGGGGTCGACCTCGGCAAGGTCAACCGGCGTGTGAAGCGGCTCGCGCTGGCGCAGTCGCACGACATCACGGCGTCCGTGACGCGCGCCGGCGCGCGGGTGATGCGCGGGCGCGGCCGGCTGCAGGGGCAGCAGGATCTCGACGGGTCGCGCAAGGTCGTGGTGCGCGCCGCCGACGGGTCCGAGGAGACGCTCACCGCCGACGCGGTGCTCATCGCCACCGGCGCCCATCCGCGCGAGGTGCCCGACGCGCAGCCCGACGGCGAGCGCATCCTCAACTGGACGCAGGTCTACGACCTCGACGAACTTCCCGAGGAACTGATCGTCGTCGGGTCCGGTGTCACCGGTGCCGAGTTCGCCGGCGCGTACCAGGCGCTGGGGTCCCGCGTCACGCTCGTCTCCAGCCGCGACCGCGTCCTGCCGGGCGAGGACCCGGACGCCGCCGCCGTCCTGGAGGACGTGTTCCGGCGGCGCGGGATGAACGTCATGGCGCGCTCCCGGGCCCAGTCCGCCAAACGGGTGGGCGACCGGGTCGAGGTGACGCTCGCGGACGGGCGGGTCATCAGCGGCTCGCACTGTCTGATGGCCGTCGGCGCCATCCCCAACAGCGCGGGCATGGGCCTGGAGGAGGCCGGGGTCAAGGTCAAGGACTCCGGGCACATCTGGACCGACAAGGTCTCCCGGACGAGTGCGCCCGGCGTGTACGCCGCCGGTGACGTGACCGGTGTCTTCGCGCTCGCCTCCGTGGCCGCCATGCAGGGCCGTATCGCCATGTACCACTTCCTCGGCGACGCGGTGGCCCCGCTGAACCTGAAGACCGTCTCGTCCAACGTCTTCACCGACCCCGAGATCGCCACCGTCGGCTACACCCAGGCCGACCTGGACACCGGGGTCATCGAGGCCGTCGGGGTGAAGCTGCCGCTGCTGCGCAACCCGCGCGCCAAGATGCAGGGCATCCGGGACGGCTTCGTCAAGATCTTCTGCCGTCCGGGCACCGGCATCGTCGTGGGCGGTGTCGTGGTCGCCCCGCGTGCCTCGGAGCTGATCCACCCCATCTCGATCGCGGTCGACAACAACCTGACCGTCGAACAGATCGCGAACGCCTTCACCGTGTACCCGTCCCTGTCGGGTTCGATCGCCGAGGTGGCGCGCCAGCTCCACACGCGAAAGGCCGGCGGCGTCTGA
- a CDS encoding PH domain-containing protein has translation MSTSDQSSPEPEHTSAARRRAKAGTASQTPKAEQAPAPAAAPASKPAVPAYKDRVYRSPAGLMGGALLLGLFAWLGGDAVVSGEGRTPWLALASMLVAVPLVVAFSVRPAVFANDDRLRVRNPFRVIELPWASVVSLRSGYTNEVIDQGGAKYQLWAIPVSLRGRKKAARHQAREAHRAVKGGSAGPAGRPARAETDQVMADLRELCEARAKALGSQGEPSVRWAWEVVAPAVAGAVLLLVLIATG, from the coding sequence ATGAGCACCTCGGATCAATCGTCGCCCGAGCCGGAGCACACCTCGGCGGCTCGCAGGCGGGCGAAGGCCGGCACGGCTTCGCAGACCCCGAAGGCCGAGCAGGCTCCGGCGCCGGCGGCGGCCCCCGCGTCGAAGCCCGCCGTGCCCGCGTACAAGGACCGGGTCTACCGGTCGCCCGCCGGGCTGATGGGCGGAGCGCTGCTGCTCGGGCTGTTCGCGTGGCTCGGCGGGGACGCGGTGGTGTCGGGGGAGGGGCGTACGCCCTGGCTGGCACTCGCGTCCATGCTGGTGGCCGTCCCCCTGGTGGTGGCCTTCTCGGTGCGCCCGGCCGTGTTCGCCAACGACGACCGGCTGCGGGTGCGCAATCCGTTCCGGGTGATCGAGCTGCCGTGGGCGAGCGTCGTGTCGCTGCGCTCCGGTTACACCAACGAGGTGATCGACCAGGGTGGTGCCAAGTACCAGCTCTGGGCGATCCCCGTCTCGCTGCGCGGCCGGAAGAAGGCCGCCCGGCATCAGGCCCGGGAGGCGCACCGGGCGGTCAAGGGCGGGAGCGCGGGACCGGCCGGACGGCCCGCGCGGGCGGAGACCGACCAGGTCATGGCCGATCTGCGGGAGCTGTGCGAGGCGCGGGCGAAGGCGCTCGGGTCGCAGGGCGAGCCGAGCGTGCGGTGGGCCTGGGAGGTCGTGGCGCCCGCGGTGGCGGGTGCCGTACTGCTGCTGGTGCTGATCGCGACCGGGTGA
- the deoC gene encoding deoxyribose-phosphate aldolase, whose protein sequence is MSTAAPHALADVTASDSTLRRFLHGLPGVDAVGLEARAASLGTRSIKTTAKAYAIDLAISMVDLTTLEGADTPGKVRSLGAKAVLPDPSDRTAPSTAAVCVYPDMVPTAKAAVAGSTVKVASVATAFPAGRAALAVKLADVHEAVSAGADEIDMVIDRGAFLAGNYLKVHDEITAVKEACGSSARLKVIFETGELSTYDNIRRASWLGMLAGADFIKTSTGKVAVNATPANTLLMLEAVRDFRAQSGVQVGVKPAGGIRTTKDAIKFLVLVNETAGEDWLDNHWFRFGASSLLNDLLMQRQKLATGRYSGPDYVTVD, encoded by the coding sequence ATGTCCACAGCTGCACCCCACGCTCTCGCCGACGTCACCGCGTCCGACAGCACGCTGCGCCGCTTCCTCCACGGGCTGCCCGGCGTCGACGCGGTCGGCCTGGAGGCGCGCGCCGCCTCGCTCGGCACCCGTTCCATCAAGACGACCGCCAAGGCGTACGCCATCGACCTGGCCATCTCCATGGTCGATCTGACGACCCTGGAAGGCGCGGACACCCCGGGCAAGGTCCGGTCCCTCGGCGCCAAGGCGGTCCTCCCCGACCCCAGTGACCGCACGGCCCCCTCGACGGCCGCGGTCTGCGTCTATCCGGACATGGTCCCCACCGCCAAGGCGGCCGTCGCCGGCTCCACCGTCAAGGTCGCCTCCGTCGCCACCGCCTTCCCGGCCGGGCGCGCCGCCCTCGCCGTGAAGCTGGCCGACGTCCACGAGGCCGTCTCCGCCGGCGCCGACGAGATCGACATGGTCATCGACCGCGGCGCGTTCCTCGCGGGGAACTACCTCAAGGTCCACGACGAGATCACCGCCGTGAAGGAGGCCTGCGGCTCCTCGGCCCGGCTCAAGGTCATCTTCGAGACCGGCGAGCTCTCGACCTACGACAACATCCGCCGCGCCAGCTGGCTCGGCATGCTCGCGGGCGCGGACTTCATCAAGACCTCGACCGGCAAGGTCGCGGTGAACGCCACCCCCGCCAACACCCTCCTGATGCTGGAGGCCGTCCGCGACTTCCGCGCCCAGAGCGGCGTCCAGGTCGGTGTGAAGCCCGCCGGCGGCATCCGCACCACCAAGGACGCGATCAAGTTCCTCGTCCTGGTCAACGAGACCGCGGGCGAGGACTGGCTGGACAACCACTGGTTCCGCTTCGGCGCGTCCTCGCTCCTCAACGACCTGCTGATGCAGCGCCAGAAGCTGGCCACCGGCCGCTACTCCGGCCCCGACTACGTGACGGTGGACTGA
- a CDS encoding uridine kinase family protein, which produces MSAHPPIPTRVVLLSGPSGSGKSLLAARSGLPVLRLDDFYKEGDDPTLPQVAGSTDIDWDHPLSWDADTAVAAIEELCRTSRTTVPAYDISLSARTGAEALDIGRTPVFIAEGIFAAEIVGRCRELGLLADALCLTRGAVTTFRRRFLRDLREGRKSVPFLLRRGWRLMRLERSIVNRQTELGAHPCDRDEALGRLAAATAGHGARATA; this is translated from the coding sequence GTGAGCGCGCATCCTCCGATACCGACCCGGGTCGTCCTGCTGTCCGGCCCGTCCGGCTCAGGCAAGTCCCTCCTCGCCGCCCGCTCCGGCCTGCCCGTGCTGCGGCTGGACGACTTCTACAAGGAGGGTGACGACCCGACGCTGCCGCAGGTCGCGGGCAGCACGGACATCGACTGGGACCACCCGCTGTCGTGGGACGCGGACACCGCCGTCGCGGCGATCGAGGAGCTGTGCCGCACGAGCCGTACGACCGTCCCCGCCTACGACATCTCGCTCAGCGCGCGGACCGGCGCGGAGGCCCTGGACATCGGGCGGACGCCGGTGTTCATCGCCGAGGGCATCTTCGCCGCCGAGATCGTCGGGCGCTGCCGCGAACTGGGCCTGCTGGCGGACGCGCTGTGCCTGACCCGTGGTGCGGTGACGACGTTCCGCCGCCGCTTCCTGCGCGATCTGCGCGAGGGCCGCAAGTCGGTGCCGTTCCTGCTGCGGCGCGGCTGGCGGCTGATGCGGCTGGAGCGCTCGATCGTGAACCGCCAGACGGAGTTGGGCGCCCACCCGTGCGACAGGGACGAGGCGCTGGGGCGTCTGGCGGCGGCCACCGCGGGCCACGGCGCGAGGGCGACGGCCTGA
- a CDS encoding phospho-sugar mutase: MHDDLIARAKAWLAEDPDPDTRDELGGLIDAADTAELTARFSGTLQFGTAGLRGELGAGPMRMNRSVVIRAAAGLAAYLTKQGAGGGLVVIGYDARHKSADFARDTAAVMTGAGLRAAVLPRPLPTPVLAFAIRHLGAVAGVEVTASHNPPRDNGYKVYLGDGSQIVPPADAGIAAEIDAVRSLDDVPRPDTGWQTLDDSVLDAYLARTDAVLSPGSPRTARTVYTAMHGVGKETLLAAFARAGFPEPVLVAEQADPDPEFPTVAFPNPEEPGAMDLAFAKARETDPDLIVANDPDADRCAAAVRDGADWRMLRGDEVGALLAAHLVARGVQGTFAESIVSSSLLGRIAEKAGLPHEETLTGFKWIARVEGLRYGYEEALGYCVDPEGVRDKDGITAALLITELASRLKEEGRTLPDLLDDLAVEHGLHATDQLSVRVEDLSVIARAMERLRERPPTTLAGLAVTTAEDLTRGTDSLPPTDGLRYTLDGARVIVRPSGTEPKLKCYLEVVVPVADHAGLPAARAKATDLLAGIKRDLSAAAGI; this comes from the coding sequence GTGCACGACGACCTGATCGCCCGCGCCAAGGCGTGGCTGGCCGAGGACCCCGATCCGGACACCCGGGACGAACTCGGCGGGCTGATCGACGCGGCGGACACGGCGGAGCTGACCGCCCGTTTCTCCGGCACCCTCCAGTTCGGCACCGCGGGCCTGCGCGGCGAACTCGGCGCCGGCCCCATGCGCATGAACCGCTCGGTCGTCATCCGCGCCGCCGCGGGCCTCGCCGCGTACCTGACCAAGCAGGGCGCGGGCGGCGGCCTCGTCGTCATCGGCTACGACGCCCGGCACAAGTCCGCCGACTTCGCCCGCGACACGGCCGCCGTGATGACCGGCGCGGGCCTGCGCGCGGCCGTCCTACCCCGCCCGCTGCCCACGCCCGTCCTGGCCTTCGCCATAAGGCACCTGGGCGCTGTCGCCGGCGTGGAGGTCACGGCCAGCCACAACCCGCCCCGCGACAACGGCTACAAGGTCTACCTGGGCGACGGCTCCCAGATCGTGCCCCCGGCCGATGCCGGGATCGCGGCCGAGATCGACGCCGTACGGTCCCTGGACGACGTCCCCCGCCCCGACACCGGCTGGCAGACCCTCGACGACAGCGTCCTGGACGCGTACCTGGCCCGTACGGACGCGGTCCTCTCGCCCGGTTCCCCCCGCACCGCCCGCACGGTCTACACGGCCATGCACGGTGTCGGAAAGGAAACCCTGCTGGCGGCGTTCGCCCGCGCGGGCTTCCCGGAGCCCGTCCTGGTCGCCGAGCAGGCGGATCCGGACCCGGAGTTCCCGACGGTCGCCTTCCCCAACCCGGAGGAGCCCGGGGCGATGGACCTCGCCTTCGCGAAGGCCCGCGAGACGGACCCCGACCTGATCGTCGCGAACGACCCGGACGCCGACCGCTGCGCCGCGGCGGTCCGGGACGGCGCCGACTGGCGGATGCTGCGGGGCGACGAGGTGGGCGCGCTCCTCGCCGCCCACCTGGTCGCGCGCGGCGTCCAGGGCACCTTCGCCGAGTCGATCGTCTCCTCCTCGCTCCTCGGCCGTATCGCCGAGAAGGCGGGCCTGCCCCACGAGGAGACCCTCACCGGCTTCAAGTGGATCGCCCGCGTCGAGGGCCTGCGCTACGGCTACGAGGAGGCCCTCGGCTACTGCGTCGACCCCGAGGGCGTCCGGGACAAGGATGGCATCACGGCGGCCCTCCTCATCACGGAACTCGCCTCGCGGCTGAAGGAGGAGGGCCGCACCCTCCCCGACCTGCTGGACGACCTCGCCGTCGAGCACGGCCTGCACGCCACCGACCAGCTCTCGGTCCGCGTCGAGGATCTGTCGGTCATCGCCCGAGCCATGGAGCGGCTCCGTGAGCGGCCCCCGACCACCCTCGCGGGCCTCGCCGTCACCACGGCCGAGGACCTCACCCGGGGCACCGACAGCCTTCCGCCCACGGACGGCCTGCGGTACACCCTCGACGGCGCCCGTGTGATCGTCCGCCCGAGCGGCACCGAGCCCAAGCTGAAGTGCTACCTGGAGGTCGTGGTGCCGGTGGCCGACCACGCCGGTCTCCCGGCGGCCCGCGCGAAGGCGACCGACCTGCTGGCCGGGATCAAGCGGGACCTGTCGGCGGCGGCCGGCATCTGA